In a genomic window of Flavobacterium lipolyticum:
- a CDS encoding aminotransferase class I/II-fold pyridoxal phosphate-dependent enzyme encodes MNVDQFPDRTIEINQEQYLYFGGTAYLGLPTNKAFQELAIQNIRKWGTTYGSSRNANIKLTAYENGETFLAHHIQAESAVTVSSGMLAGKLVTEQLTKTTDCYFHFSDLHTAIKTPNSLPIFLNHQIHPRLTDSKAEKITILTDGVPSYQTKAVDLSVLKEIPSHKEVTLLIDESHSLGILGKNGGGIYSHIDLPIKRKIMVSSLGKAFGLTGGVIASDISFIDQIKNTDTFISAAGMNPAFVQTLADATEIYSIQHQKLLDNLHHIDQKLIKNDAIQFDKTYPLLYLEDENLIEILEANKIIIANFKYQKDTAPLNRIVITANHLPEDLDKLIEILNDYNFK; translated from the coding sequence ATGAACGTAGACCAATTTCCGGACAGAACTATTGAAATCAATCAGGAGCAATACTTGTATTTTGGAGGAACTGCTTATTTGGGATTACCCACCAATAAGGCTTTTCAGGAATTGGCCATTCAAAATATACGAAAATGGGGAACTACTTACGGAAGCTCCCGCAATGCCAATATAAAATTAACGGCTTATGAAAATGGTGAGACTTTTCTCGCCCATCACATACAGGCCGAAAGTGCCGTTACGGTGTCATCAGGAATGCTGGCCGGAAAATTAGTTACGGAACAATTGACTAAAACCACCGATTGTTACTTTCATTTTTCAGATCTGCATACCGCAATTAAAACCCCCAACAGTTTACCAATATTTTTGAACCATCAAATACACCCACGTCTAACAGATTCTAAAGCAGAGAAAATCACTATTCTTACTGACGGAGTTCCTTCCTATCAAACCAAAGCTGTTGATTTATCTGTTTTAAAGGAAATCCCCAGTCATAAAGAAGTCACTTTACTTATCGATGAATCGCATTCGCTTGGAATTTTAGGAAAAAATGGAGGTGGAATCTATTCACACATCGACCTTCCGATTAAGCGCAAAATTATGGTTTCGTCTCTAGGAAAAGCATTCGGCTTAACTGGCGGCGTTATTGCCAGTGATATTTCTTTCATCGACCAGATCAAAAATACAGATACTTTTATATCAGCTGCGGGAATGAATCCCGCTTTTGTTCAGACATTGGCGGATGCAACCGAAATTTACAGTATACAACATCAGAAACTGCTGGATAACCTTCATCACATCGATCAGAAACTAATCAAAAATGACGCGATTCAATTTGATAAAACATACCCGTTACTTTATTTAGAAGATGAAAATCTAATCGAAATACTGGAAGCAAACAAAATTATTATTGCCAATTTCAAATACCAAAAAGACACAGCTCCTTTAAATCGAATTGTGATTACTGCCAATCATCTTCCCGAAGATCTGGATAAATTAATAGAAATCTTAAACGATTATAACTTTAAGTAA
- a CDS encoding alpha/beta hydrolase gives MIRGFFFFIFLWVTAVASAQKSTASKNVSTFTIEATQLKTTKKVWIYLPNEYAASAKKRYSVIYMHDAQNLFDGTTSHAGEWNVDEKLDSLKAPVIVVGIEHGNDKRLNELTPYKNEKYGGGDADNYLDFIVKTLKPYIDQNYRTKTKAKNTLIMGSSLGGLVSYYAVLKYPEIFGKAGIFSPSFWFSNNIYTLTEQAPKVKTKIYFLYGDKESDNMVRDMTKMERLLDTKRCYCLHLTKSKIVKGGEHNEKLWRDGFAKAIIWLGY, from the coding sequence ATGATTAGGGGATTTTTCTTTTTTATTTTCTTATGGGTAACCGCTGTTGCAAGCGCACAAAAAAGTACTGCTTCCAAAAACGTATCTACCTTTACAATCGAAGCTACTCAGCTAAAAACAACTAAAAAAGTATGGATTTATCTTCCTAACGAATATGCCGCTTCGGCCAAAAAGAGATACAGCGTGATTTATATGCACGATGCCCAAAATTTGTTTGATGGCACAACCTCGCATGCAGGCGAATGGAATGTAGATGAAAAACTGGACAGTCTGAAAGCCCCCGTAATCGTAGTAGGCATTGAACATGGAAATGACAAACGTCTAAACGAATTAACTCCGTATAAAAATGAAAAATACGGCGGTGGTGATGCCGATAATTATCTTGATTTTATTGTAAAAACGCTAAAACCTTATATCGACCAAAATTACAGAACCAAAACCAAGGCAAAAAACACCCTTATTATGGGAAGTTCACTTGGCGGATTGGTTTCGTACTATGCCGTATTAAAATATCCCGAAATCTTCGGAAAAGCAGGTATATTCTCGCCATCCTTCTGGTTTTCAAATAACATTTATACTTTGACGGAACAAGCTCCTAAAGTCAAAACTAAAATTTACTTTTTATACGGAGACAAAGAAAGTGACAATATGGTAAGAGACATGACAAAAATGGAACGTCTGCTGGATACTAAACGCTGTTACTGTCTTCATCTCACCAAATCCAAAATCGTAAAAGGCGGCGAACATAATGAAAAACTTTGGCGTGATGGTTTCGCAAAAGCAATAATCTGGCTGGGCTATTAA
- a CDS encoding excinuclease ABC subunit B, which produces MNTEAEKISLLLEMIAFSTVDGELHKREYEFLWLVAQELNIGPDVFRDLFHQESAGSVIKSEFQRIQQFYRLALIMYCDGILHEKEAKAIQQIAIEMGLNPIATRRVLDLMKKAPNAIIDPKLLLKVFQEQHN; this is translated from the coding sequence ATGAATACCGAAGCCGAAAAGATAAGTTTACTTTTAGAAATGATTGCTTTCTCTACCGTTGACGGAGAGTTGCATAAAAGAGAGTATGAGTTTTTGTGGTTGGTGGCTCAGGAACTAAATATTGGTCCCGATGTTTTTCGTGATTTATTTCATCAGGAAAGTGCCGGTTCAGTTATAAAATCGGAGTTTCAGCGCATTCAGCAATTTTATCGATTGGCGCTGATTATGTATTGCGATGGTATCTTGCATGAAAAAGAAGCCAAAGCCATACAGCAAATTGCGATCGAAATGGGTTTGAATCCCATTGCAACCCGACGTGTTCTCGATTTAATGAAAAAAGCACCAAATGCTATAATTGACCCTAAACTGTTATTGAAAGTATTTCAGGAACAGCATAATTAA
- a CDS encoding SusC/RagA family TonB-linked outer membrane protein, with translation MKQKNFTFSFVLFLLASGILFAQKITVKGNVTDEMGVSMPGVNILEKGTPNTATSGLDGDFAISVNKGSVLLFSFVGYKMNEAAVTGSILNVKMNPDSKELDAVTVTAFGIKNKTKSLGYASQTLKASDIERPGQLNALESLQGGVAGVTISKTSGGVGAGVDIVIRGVSSLDPSNNNQPLIIIDGNPVNNSTAIGNVAPSKGSNSVSSGEQFSFSNRAIDINPEDIESYTVLKGAGATALYGILAGNGVIIITTKRGKEGKPKININSSISFSEVNHYPELQSKYREGLNGASYVKSTVSDSPSGFEWVNPASPGGFWSFGPEYSSSDGAGIKYRNFYKDFFKTGVTQNLGVSVSGGTEKINYFVSASTSKDEGIVPNTSYQRKTFKANGGYQISEKFKIGSSFAYTKSGGIRSNNGDKSVMSSLAYWSPSIDVNDYLTAAGKEKDYTNGIIDQPRYFTAVSNLKDDVNRIIASADFNYQATSWLNFVYRASVDNYSETRNRYVPANLDVGTAVNGFILDENIGFTGLNSSFVITANKKFGNFNTTLTLGNQILDTKNTYSNVRGEGIFITDFNNISNATNLFAYNSGEERVRNVGNFFEAKADYKEIIYLGVTGRYDQVSTLPVKNNKFDYYSTNLSFLFGDLIDANKSILSYGKLRTSWAQSGKTPPFAIFRKNIKDVNFPFNGVGGVSATSVDANPNLKAEIISTWEIGTDLRFFRDRIRLEYTYFNRVSDDQIIQRIVPQSSSITAFWDNGGSLRTTGNELTLGADWFKNPKFSWTSTLNFTQYKTKVTALPFENIIFGYDSQATNITSQVRLGDAAGTLYGQSWQRVDGKVVIGANGLPVFNKTSMGAIAIGKIGEAFPDWVATLNNTFKIKNFDIGFLLEYKKGGDAYDTARRNGIRNGVLGVTADRNETAVLDGVKSDGAGGYVPNDIPINKSLRNNFYNNTIYNTAADALIQDASWFKLRNVSVTYNMTKEALKTIGVSNLSFTVSGSNFLIWTPFDGFDPEGSSYSAGTNVYGFTGLTTPLTQSYSFSINLGF, from the coding sequence ATGAAACAAAAGAATTTCACCTTTTCCTTCGTTTTGTTCTTACTTGCTTCAGGCATTCTGTTTGCACAAAAAATAACGGTAAAAGGAAACGTAACAGATGAGATGGGAGTTTCAATGCCAGGTGTAAATATCCTGGAGAAAGGAACCCCCAATACTGCTACTTCTGGTTTAGACGGGGATTTTGCCATTAGCGTAAATAAAGGATCAGTTTTATTATTTTCGTTCGTTGGGTACAAAATGAATGAAGCTGCTGTAACCGGAAGTATTTTGAATGTAAAGATGAATCCGGATTCTAAAGAGTTGGATGCCGTGACGGTAACCGCTTTTGGGATCAAAAATAAAACAAAATCTTTGGGTTATGCCAGTCAGACGTTGAAGGCCTCGGATATTGAAAGACCAGGCCAATTAAATGCTCTTGAGAGTTTGCAGGGAGGCGTAGCGGGAGTAACCATAAGTAAAACTTCCGGGGGAGTTGGTGCTGGTGTAGATATTGTTATTCGCGGTGTTTCGTCTTTAGATCCGTCTAATAATAATCAGCCTTTGATTATTATCGATGGTAACCCTGTAAATAACTCGACAGCTATTGGAAATGTAGCTCCCTCAAAAGGTTCTAATTCTGTAAGTAGCGGAGAACAGTTTTCATTTTCTAACAGAGCGATAGATATCAATCCGGAAGATATCGAAAGCTACACCGTTCTTAAAGGAGCAGGTGCTACAGCATTGTATGGTATTTTGGCTGGTAATGGTGTGATTATTATCACTACCAAAAGAGGAAAAGAAGGAAAACCAAAAATTAATATCAATTCCAGCATTTCTTTTAGTGAGGTAAATCATTATCCGGAGCTACAATCCAAATACAGAGAAGGTCTAAACGGAGCTTCTTATGTAAAAAGTACCGTATCGGATAGCCCTAGTGGTTTTGAATGGGTAAATCCTGCAAGCCCGGGAGGGTTCTGGAGTTTTGGACCGGAATATTCCAGTTCAGATGGTGCAGGAATTAAATACAGAAATTTTTATAAAGATTTCTTTAAAACGGGTGTGACTCAAAACCTAGGCGTGAGTGTAAGCGGAGGAACAGAGAAAATCAATTATTTTGTATCTGCTTCTACCAGTAAAGATGAAGGTATTGTACCAAACACTTCTTACCAAAGAAAAACTTTCAAAGCAAATGGAGGGTATCAGATTTCTGAAAAATTTAAAATAGGTTCTTCTTTTGCTTATACAAAATCCGGAGGTATAAGATCTAATAATGGAGACAAATCGGTGATGAGTTCCTTGGCCTATTGGTCACCCTCTATTGATGTAAATGATTATCTTACCGCAGCTGGTAAAGAAAAAGATTATACAAATGGTATTATCGATCAGCCAAGATATTTTACTGCTGTAAGTAATTTAAAAGATGATGTAAATCGTATTATTGCTTCGGCCGATTTTAATTATCAGGCAACTTCATGGTTAAACTTTGTGTATAGAGCTAGTGTCGATAATTATTCAGAAACTAGAAACCGATATGTTCCTGCTAATCTCGATGTAGGAACAGCAGTAAATGGTTTTATTCTGGATGAAAATATTGGCTTTACGGGACTCAATTCTAGTTTTGTGATCACGGCCAATAAAAAATTTGGAAATTTTAATACCACCCTTACCTTAGGAAATCAAATTTTGGATACCAAAAACACCTATTCAAATGTGAGAGGGGAAGGAATTTTTATTACCGATTTTAATAATATTTCTAATGCGACCAATTTGTTTGCTTATAATTCAGGTGAAGAACGCGTAAGAAACGTGGGGAACTTTTTTGAAGCAAAAGCCGATTATAAAGAAATTATTTACCTGGGGGTTACGGGGCGATACGATCAGGTATCTACTTTGCCGGTAAAGAATAATAAATTTGATTATTATTCTACTAATTTGTCTTTTCTTTTTGGAGACCTGATCGACGCAAACAAATCTATTTTGTCTTATGGGAAATTAAGGACCTCCTGGGCACAAAGCGGAAAAACACCCCCGTTTGCGATTTTTAGAAAAAATATAAAAGATGTAAATTTTCCATTCAACGGAGTTGGAGGAGTTTCTGCCACATCTGTTGACGCCAATCCAAATTTGAAAGCCGAAATCATATCTACTTGGGAAATAGGTACAGATTTACGTTTTTTTAGGGATAGGATCCGATTGGAATACACGTATTTTAACAGGGTTAGTGACGATCAGATTATTCAAAGAATTGTGCCACAATCCTCTTCAATTACGGCATTCTGGGACAACGGCGGATCTTTAAGAACAACCGGAAACGAATTGACTTTAGGTGCAGACTGGTTTAAAAATCCAAAGTTCAGCTGGACCTCTACGCTAAATTTTACACAATACAAAACTAAAGTTACAGCATTGCCTTTTGAAAATATTATTTTCGGATACGACTCTCAGGCTACCAATATAACTTCACAAGTACGTTTGGGCGATGCAGCGGGAACACTTTATGGCCAGTCGTGGCAACGAGTAGACGGTAAAGTAGTGATTGGTGCAAACGGATTGCCTGTTTTTAATAAAACAAGTATGGGAGCCATAGCAATAGGTAAGATCGGTGAGGCTTTTCCGGACTGGGTAGCTACTCTCAACAATACCTTTAAAATTAAAAATTTTGATATCGGTTTTTTGCTGGAATATAAAAAAGGCGGAGATGCGTATGATACAGCCAGAAGAAACGGAATTAGAAATGGTGTTCTAGGAGTTACGGCTGACAGAAACGAAACTGCGGTTTTAGACGGTGTAAAATCGGATGGGGCAGGAGGATATGTACCTAACGACATTCCTATAAATAAATCGTTACGAAACAATTTTTATAACAATACGATTTACAATACAGCTGCAGATGCTCTTATACAGGATGCCTCCTGGTTTAAGCTCAGAAATGTATCGGTTACTTATAATATGACCAAAGAAGCATTAAAAACCATTGGTGTTTCTAATTTGTCTTTTACGGTATCGGGCAGTAATTTCCTGATCTGGACACCATTTGATGGTTTTGATCCGGAAGGTTCCAGCTACAGTGCCGGTACCAATGTTTACGGATTTACAGGTTTGACCACTCCGCTTACGCAATCATATTCATTTAGTATTAATCTAGGATTTTAA
- a CDS encoding dipeptide epimerase, whose protein sequence is MELILREYNLKLQHTFTISRESIDFQPSLIVELKSDGFSGFGEATSNPYYKTTVPVMIQDLEKIRRIIESTTTETPEIFWSKIYPYLKEDMFALCALDMAYNDLYARKKGKKLYELWNYSTEKTPLTDYTIGIASIEKMVSKMQELPWPIYKIKLGTKEDIAIVKELRKHTDAIFRIDANCGWDVEETINNAIELKKLGVEFLEQPMKADDWEAHKEVFKHSVLPVIADESCIIEEDVAKCFNHFHGVNVKLVKCGGLTPGKRMIEEAKKLGLKTMVGCMTESTVGISAIAHLLPQLDYVDMDGALLLAQDIATGVTIKNGVIHYSELNGTGVTLI, encoded by the coding sequence ATGGAATTAATTTTAAGAGAATACAATTTAAAACTCCAACATACTTTTACCATTTCCAGAGAATCAATTGATTTTCAGCCTTCACTAATAGTAGAACTTAAAAGTGATGGCTTTTCAGGTTTTGGAGAAGCCACTTCAAATCCGTATTACAAAACAACTGTTCCGGTGATGATTCAGGATTTAGAAAAAATCAGAAGAATTATTGAGAGTACAACCACTGAAACTCCCGAAATTTTCTGGTCTAAAATCTATCCGTACTTAAAAGAGGACATGTTTGCTTTATGCGCGTTAGACATGGCTTATAACGACTTGTACGCACGCAAAAAAGGCAAGAAACTATATGAATTATGGAATTACTCTACAGAAAAAACTCCGCTTACAGATTACACCATTGGTATTGCCTCTATCGAAAAAATGGTTTCGAAAATGCAGGAACTACCCTGGCCTATTTATAAAATTAAATTAGGTACCAAAGAAGATATTGCTATTGTTAAAGAACTTCGAAAACACACTGATGCCATTTTCAGAATCGATGCCAATTGCGGCTGGGATGTTGAGGAAACCATAAACAACGCCATTGAGCTCAAAAAACTAGGGGTAGAATTCCTCGAACAGCCCATGAAAGCCGATGACTGGGAAGCCCATAAGGAAGTTTTCAAACATTCGGTCTTACCTGTAATAGCCGACGAAAGCTGCATTATTGAAGAAGATGTCGCCAAATGTTTCAATCATTTTCATGGCGTAAATGTAAAGCTTGTAAAATGCGGAGGTCTGACTCCCGGGAAACGCATGATTGAAGAAGCCAAAAAATTAGGGCTCAAAACGATGGTGGGCTGCATGACTGAATCGACTGTGGGAATCTCGGCTATTGCACATTTATTGCCACAGCTGGATTATGTGGATATGGACGGAGCCTTACTTCTGGCTCAGGATATTGCGACCGGAGTAACCATAAAAAATGGCGTAATTCATTATTCTGAACTTAACGGCACCGGAGTAACCTTAATCTAA
- a CDS encoding SusD/RagB family nutrient-binding outer membrane lipoprotein, which yields MKNILKTFLTISIVLTTYSCSDDYFDVNTPGNVIPDANKNLKDLLGPAIYYTFDAQYAAATRVSLLTQYTSSALNSSVGVDNHYEESLDSYWSSAYVKALGNLKEVADKADETKSSHYKGIVQILQAVNFGLLTDLYGDIPFSQASLALQNFKPEYDRQEEVYKGINNLLDQAIANLSAPNTSSFTPGKEDLVYGGNVEKWIKVAYTFKARYALHLSKINATTAANTVVSYLAKGITSNADDFQLIYNKVQTNPWYNNQLGLNTGNASYLITKQFIGFMNGSTFAFKTVTMDPRMPLLIDLRSYPVTDGVVNPKDPNPNVPGNYIGGEPGQGSKGTPAPNAKIGLYSYYSKIDSPLVILSFSEVKLMQAEAQFILNGGNATSTGTNAIGYNAYRDAIGANMDKLGVSAPDKNAYLGDASINKGAASLQLKDIMRQKNIVLYLNCEAFNDYRRYDFSTNVFPGLALPKAADPANGGKWIRRFIYSTNERNANKANYELNFKSMVTPVWWDK from the coding sequence ATGAAAAATATACTCAAAACATTCTTGACCATAAGCATTGTCCTAACAACTTATAGCTGTAGCGATGATTATTTTGATGTAAATACACCAGGAAATGTAATACCTGACGCGAATAAGAATCTAAAAGATTTATTGGGGCCTGCAATTTATTACACATTTGATGCTCAGTATGCTGCTGCGACCAGAGTTTCTTTGCTAACGCAATATACTTCTTCTGCACTTAATTCGTCAGTAGGAGTAGACAATCATTACGAAGAATCCTTAGATAGTTATTGGTCTTCTGCCTATGTGAAAGCTTTAGGGAACCTGAAAGAAGTAGCCGATAAAGCCGATGAAACAAAATCATCACATTACAAGGGTATTGTTCAGATTTTGCAAGCGGTAAATTTTGGATTGCTGACGGATCTGTACGGAGATATACCTTTTTCGCAGGCGTCGCTGGCATTACAGAATTTTAAGCCGGAATATGATCGTCAGGAAGAGGTCTACAAAGGTATAAACAACCTATTAGATCAGGCTATTGCTAATTTGTCGGCTCCTAACACATCCTCTTTTACTCCTGGAAAAGAAGACCTTGTTTATGGCGGAAATGTAGAAAAATGGATAAAAGTGGCCTATACCTTTAAAGCGAGATATGCATTGCACTTATCAAAAATCAATGCAACAACTGCTGCCAATACGGTAGTTTCTTATTTGGCAAAAGGAATAACCTCCAATGCAGATGATTTTCAATTGATTTACAATAAAGTTCAGACCAATCCGTGGTATAATAATCAATTAGGGCTTAATACCGGAAATGCATCTTATCTGATAACCAAACAATTTATTGGTTTTATGAACGGAAGCACGTTTGCTTTTAAAACGGTAACAATGGATCCCAGAATGCCATTACTGATTGATCTTAGAAGTTATCCTGTAACAGATGGGGTTGTGAATCCTAAAGATCCAAATCCTAATGTTCCGGGGAATTATATTGGTGGAGAACCTGGGCAGGGATCAAAAGGAACACCGGCACCTAATGCTAAAATAGGGTTGTATTCTTATTATTCAAAAATAGATTCGCCCCTTGTTATTTTGTCCTTTTCTGAAGTTAAACTAATGCAGGCTGAAGCACAATTTATTTTAAATGGAGGTAATGCGACAAGTACCGGAACAAATGCAATAGGGTATAACGCCTATAGGGATGCTATTGGTGCAAATATGGATAAATTGGGGGTTTCCGCTCCGGATAAAAATGCTTATCTGGGAGATGCTTCTATAAACAAAGGTGCCGCCAGTTTGCAGTTGAAAGATATTATGAGACAAAAAAATATAGTACTCTATTTGAACTGCGAAGCATTTAATGATTACAGAAGGTATGATTTTTCTACAAACGTTTTTCCGGGATTAGCCCTGCCCAAAGCCGCTGATCCTGCTAATGGAGGAAAATGGATAAGAAGATTTATTTATTCAACCAACGAAAGAAACGCGAATAAAGCAAATTATGAATTAAATTTTAAATCAATGGTCACACCGGTTTGGTGGGATAAATAA
- the uvrB gene encoding excinuclease ABC subunit UvrB, which produces MNFQVSSEYSPKGDQPQAIEKLSQGIIDGEKYQTLLGVTGSGKTFTVANVIQEVQRPTLVLAHNKTLAAQLYSEFKQFFPNNAVEYFVSYYDYYQPEAFMPVTGVFIEKDLSINEELEKMRLSTTSSLLSGRRDVLVVASVSCLYGIGNPVEFQKNVIEIARDQVISRTKLLHSLVQSLYSRTEADFTPGNFRIKGDTVEVYPSYADDAYRIHFFGDEIEEIESFDAKTSQVIEKFTRLTIYPANMFVTSPDVLQGAIWEIQQDLVKQVDYFKEIGKHLEAKRLEERTNFDLEMIRELGYCSGIENYSRYLDGRDAGTRPFCLLDYFPKDYLMVVDESHVTVSQVHAMYGGDRSRKENLVEYGFRLPAAMDNRPLKFEEFEAMQNQVIYVSATPADYELQKTDGVYVEQIIRPTGLLDPIIEIRPSLNQIDDLIEEIQVRCELDERVLVTTLTKRMAEELAKYLTKVNIRCRYIHSDVDTLERIEIMQDLRKGIFDVLIGVNLLREGLDLPEVSLVAILDADKEGFLRNHRSLTQTIGRAARNLNGKAIMYADKITASMQKTIDETSYRRTKQINYNTQNNITPQALNKKIDSAFTKNPLVEYELGHTLPSAAAEPETAYLSKPELEKMIREKRKSMEKAAKELDFLQAAKLRDDIKKLQEQLP; this is translated from the coding sequence ATGAATTTCCAGGTATCCTCTGAATACAGTCCAAAAGGTGATCAGCCGCAAGCAATTGAAAAACTTTCACAAGGCATTATAGACGGTGAAAAATACCAAACTTTATTAGGAGTTACCGGTTCCGGAAAAACTTTTACGGTGGCCAATGTTATTCAGGAAGTTCAGCGGCCTACTTTGGTTTTGGCACACAACAAAACACTGGCTGCACAGTTGTATTCTGAGTTTAAGCAATTCTTCCCGAATAATGCCGTGGAATACTTCGTTTCTTACTACGACTATTACCAACCGGAAGCTTTTATGCCGGTTACCGGAGTATTTATCGAAAAGGATCTATCCATTAATGAGGAACTGGAAAAAATGCGTCTGAGTACCACTTCTTCCCTGCTTTCAGGGCGTCGTGATGTATTGGTTGTCGCTTCGGTTTCCTGCTTGTATGGTATTGGAAATCCTGTTGAATTTCAGAAAAATGTCATCGAAATAGCAAGAGATCAGGTCATTTCCCGAACGAAATTATTACACAGTCTGGTGCAGAGTTTATATTCCCGAACGGAAGCAGACTTTACTCCGGGAAACTTCAGAATCAAAGGAGACACCGTTGAAGTATACCCAAGTTATGCCGATGACGCCTATAGAATTCACTTTTTTGGTGATGAAATAGAAGAAATAGAATCCTTTGATGCCAAGACCTCACAAGTCATTGAAAAATTCACGAGACTAACTATTTATCCTGCCAATATGTTTGTGACTTCGCCTGATGTTTTGCAAGGTGCTATTTGGGAAATCCAGCAGGATTTAGTCAAACAAGTCGATTATTTTAAAGAAATTGGTAAACATCTAGAAGCAAAACGTCTGGAAGAGCGTACGAATTTTGATTTAGAAATGATTCGCGAATTAGGATATTGTTCCGGAATTGAGAATTATTCGAGATATCTTGACGGCAGAGATGCCGGAACCCGTCCTTTCTGTTTGTTGGATTATTTTCCAAAAGATTATTTGATGGTGGTAGACGAAAGTCACGTGACGGTTTCGCAGGTTCACGCCATGTACGGAGGCGATCGCAGTAGAAAAGAAAATCTGGTAGAATATGGTTTCCGTCTGCCTGCTGCAATGGACAACCGACCTCTGAAATTTGAGGAGTTTGAAGCCATGCAAAATCAGGTTATTTACGTGTCTGCAACACCTGCTGATTATGAACTTCAGAAAACAGACGGGGTTTATGTGGAGCAGATTATTCGTCCGACAGGATTATTAGACCCTATTATTGAGATACGCCCAAGTTTGAATCAGATTGATGATTTGATCGAAGAAATTCAGGTTCGCTGCGAATTAGACGAAAGAGTTCTGGTCACTACTCTGACCAAAAGAATGGCCGAGGAGCTAGCCAAATATCTAACCAAAGTCAACATTCGCTGTCGTTATATTCATTCCGACGTGGATACACTGGAGCGTATCGAAATTATGCAGGACTTACGTAAAGGGATTTTTGATGTTTTGATCGGGGTAAACTTACTTCGCGAAGGTTTGGATTTACCTGAAGTTTCACTTGTTGCCATTTTAGATGCCGATAAAGAAGGTTTTTTAAGAAACCACAGATCATTGACCCAAACTATTGGTCGTGCCGCAAGGAACCTTAATGGGAAAGCTATTATGTATGCTGATAAGATCACCGCCAGTATGCAAAAAACAATCGATGAGACCAGTTATCGCAGAACCAAACAAATCAATTACAACACTCAAAACAATATCACTCCTCAGGCCTTAAATAAAAAAATCGATAGTGCCTTTACTAAAAATCCTCTGGTAGAATATGAATTAGGACATACTTTACCGTCAGCTGCGGCAGAACCGGAGACGGCTTATTTATCGAAACCAGAGCTGGAAAAAATGATTCGTGAAAAACGAAAATCAATGGAGAAAGCGGCAAAGGAACTGGACTTTTTACAGGCTGCAAAACTGCGTGACGACATTAAAAAACTACAGGAACAGCTACCTTAA